A stretch of Canis lupus baileyi chromosome 2, mCanLup2.hap1, whole genome shotgun sequence DNA encodes these proteins:
- the MRPL46 gene encoding large ribosomal subunit protein mL46 — translation MAAPVGRTVLGVAKGWRRLEGLRTASLGSRSLSLAAAPSSSGSPWRLLGALCLQRPPLVSKPLTPLQEEMAALFQQIEVERSMYSDHELRALDEARRLAKKKADLYDEEDDEQDILLVQDLEEVWEQKFLQFKPGARITEADKKNDRTSLQRKLDRNLVLLVKEKLGDQDVWMLPQAEWQPGETLRGTAERTLATLSENNLEAKFLGNAPCGHYKFKFPQALRTESSLGAKVFFFKALLLTGDFSQTSKKDHHVWVCKEELGDYLKPKYLTQVRRFLLDL, via the exons ATGGCGGCGCCCGTAGGGCGGACTGTGCTTGGGGTGGCCAAGGGCTGGCGGCGGCTCGAGGGGCTCCGGACCGCTAGCCTGGGTTCTCGCAGCCTGTCCCTCGCGGCCGCACCCTCGAGCAGCGGGTCTCCATGGCGTCTTTTGGGCGCGTTGTGCCTGCAGCGGCCACCGCTGGTTTCGAAGCCGCTGACCCCGCTGCAGGAAGAGATGGCGGCTCTCTTCCAGCAG ATTGAGGTAGAGAGAAGTATGTATTCAGACCATGAGCTGCGTGCATTGGATGAAGCCCGCCGACTGGCAAAGAAGAAAGCTGACTTGTATGATGAGGAAGATGATGAACAGGATATACTGCTGGTGCAGGATTTGGAAGAAGTATGGGAGCAGAAATTCCTACAGTTCAAACCTGGAGCTCGCATAACAG AAGCCGATAAAAAGAATGACCGAACCTCACTGCAGCGGAAGCTAGACAGGAACCTTGTTCTGTTGGTCAAAGAGAAGCTTGGAGACCAGGATGTTTGGATGCTTCCCCAGGCGGAGTGGCAGCCTGGGGAGACCCTCCGAGGAACAGCGGAGCGAACCCTGGCCACACTCTCAG AGAACAACCTGGAAGCCAAGTTCTTGGGAAATGCCCCCTGTGGCCACTACAAGTTCAAGTTCCCTCAGGCATTGCGGACAGAGAGCAGCCTTGGTGCCAAAGTATTCTTCTTCAAAGCCCTGCTATTAACTGGAGACTTCTCTCAGACCAGCAAGAAGGACCATCACGTCTGGGTCTGTAAGGAGGAGCTGGGTGACTATTTGAAACCCAAGTATCTGACCCAGGTTAGGAGATTTCTTTTGGACCTATGA
- the MRPS11 gene encoding small ribosomal subunit protein uS11m — translation MQVVRTTRSWLLRSWAWSPTPRVVAGAPASTVHAGARQLQNQAAKQEAGEKAEASTPSRSGFSIYPPVPGQESPLRWAGKKFEEIPIAHIKASYNNTQIQVVSAANQPLARTSCGTEGFRNAKKGTGIAAQTAGIAAAVKATGKGVTHIRVVVKGLGPGRLSAIKGLTMGGLEVISITDNTPIPHNGCRPRKARRL, via the exons ATGCAGGTGGTACGGACGACGAGGTCTTGGCTCTTGCGGTCGTGGGCTTGGTCCCCGACGCCCAG GGTCGTGGCGGGGGCGCCAGCCTCCACCGTCCACGCCGGCGCCCGGCAGCTGCAAAACCAAGCGGCCAAGCAGGAGGCTGGGGAGAAGGCGGAGGCTTCGACTCCCAGCCGCAGCGGCTTCAG CATTTACCCTCCAGttccaggacaggagagccctcTGAGGTGGGCAGGAAAGAAATTCGAAGAGATCCCAATCGCACACATTAAAGCATCCTACAACAA CACGCAGATCCAGGTGGTCTCTGCCGCTAACCAGCCCCTTGCCCGCACTTCCTGTGGCACGGAGGGATTCCGGAACGCCAAGAAGGGCACGGGCATTGCTGCACAAACAGCAGGCATAGCCGCCGCTGTG AAAGCTACGGGGAAGGGCGTGACCCACATCCGAGTGGTGGTGAAGGGCCTGGGGCCAGGGCGCTTG TCTGCCATCAAGGGACTGACCATGGGGGGCCTGGAGGTGATCTCCATCACAGACAACACTCCTATCCCGCACAATGGCTGCCGCCCCAGGAAGGCTCGGAGGCTGTGA